A genomic stretch from Setaria viridis chromosome 1, Setaria_viridis_v4.0, whole genome shotgun sequence includes:
- the LOC117843476 gene encoding serine/threonine protein kinase OSK1 produces MQRSQQQQQGQGSPPPSASSCKRPRTAMKPLPPAHLAALRGRYELVSVRGQGSFSEVWEARHLRTGLRVAIKILCHAKMRAAKLKPEREPRVMRLLSLGRHPHVARFYEAIRPAAAGDNQYTYIVMELAESGELHDHVAVRERLPEAEARRIFQQLAAAVAYCHRNRVAHRDLKMENVLLDAEGSVKIADFGFSKLWSPGKMQSRSLGSPEYAAPELLEGRSYRGPEVDVWSCGVILYAMLCGRYPFDGADMSDLARNIRRGEFRLPSWVSDDARDLISSMLIVRPEKRATLAEVTAHRWLQPDMPPHLAMPPPDATAAAARQGVNAATVELLVTRHGFERTSLLQSIRLDDGSEEAVAYQLVLSKQHDAATLYQLSMPPPPPPHGRHQWALDGGELVLRECPRETMRRVAKALGELGVRILFYHSHRHRHRMVCAHVRAAGGGGVPTAAIIHSFIRRHKDCGGSSSSSGAATATATDDDTAAVESLSAAAVFFEIQLLKAGEGNGNSNSQQHQYVLHLKRTSGPQIPYLRVCAQLASKLKSNPY; encoded by the exons ATGCAGaggtcgcagcagcagcagcaggggcagGGCTCCCCACCACCATCGGCTAGCTCCTGCAAGCGGCCGAGGACGGCGAtgaagccgctgccgccggcgcaccTGGCGGCGCTGCGGGGGAGGTACGAGCTGGTGAGCGTGAGAGGCCAGGGCAGCTTCTCGGAGGTGTGGGAGGCCCGGCACCTCCGCACGGGCCTCCGGGTGGCCATCAAGATCCTCTGCCACGCCAAGATGAGAGCCGCCAAGCTCAAGCCGGAGCGCGAGCCCCGCGTGATGCGCCTGCTCAGCCTCGGCCGCCACCCGCACGTCGCCCGCTTCTACGAGGccatccgccccgccgccgccggcgacaatCAGTACACCTACATCGTCATGGAGCTCGCCGAGTCGGGGGAGCTCCACGACCACGTCGCCGTCCGGGAGCGGCTGCCGGAGGCCGAGGCCCGCCGGATCTTCCAgcagctggccgccgccgtggcctaCTGCCACCGCAACAGGGTCGCGCACCGGGACCTCAAGATGGAGAACGTGCTGCTGGACGCGGAGGGCAGCGTCAAGATCGCCGACTTCGGATTCAGCAAGCTCTGGAGCCCGGGGAAGATGCAGAGCAGGAGCCTGGGGAGCCCGGAGTACGCGGCGCCAGAGCTGCTGGAGGGCCGCTCGTACCGGGGCCCCGAGGTCGACGTGTGGAGCTGCGGCGTCATCCTCTACGCCATGCTCTGCGGACGCTACCCCTTCGACGGCGCCGACATGTCAGACCTGGCTAGGAACATCAGG CGCGGCGAGTTCCGGCTGCCGTCGTGGGTCTCCGACGACGCCCGGGACCTCATCTCCAGCATGCTCATTGTCAGGCCCGAGAAGCGGGCGACCTTGGCCGAGGTGACGGCGCACCGCTGGCTTCAGCCGGACATGCCGCCGCATCTGGCGATGCCCCCtcccgacgccaccgccgccgccgcccggcaaGGCGTCAATGCCGCCACCGTAGAGCTGCTAGTGACGCGCCATGGATTCGAGAGGACCAGCCTTCTCCAGTCGATCCGCCTCGACGACGGATCCGAG GAGGCGGTCGCGTACCAGCTGGTCCTGAGCAAGCAGCACGACGCAGCTACCCTTTACCAGCtctccatgccgccgccgccaccgccgcacggcCGGCACCAGTGGGCGCTGGACGGCGGCGAACTAGTCCTCCGCGAGTGTCCGCGCGAGACGATGCGGCGCGTCGCCAAGGCGCTGGGGGAGCTGGGCGTGCGCATCCTCTTCTACCacagccaccgccaccgccaccggatGGTCTGCGCCCACGTCagggctgccggcggcggcggcgtcccgaCAGCCGCCATCATCCACAGCTTCATCCGCCGCCACAAGGACtgcggtggcagcagcagctcgtCAGGGGCTGCAACTGCGACTGCAACCGACGACGacaccgccgccgtggagagcttatcggcggcggcggtcttcTTCGAGATCCAGCTGTTGAAGGCCGGGGAAGGCAACGGAAATAGTAATTCGCAGCAGCATCAGTACGTGCTGCATCTGAAGAGGACTTCGGGGCCGCAAATTCCCTACCTTCGCGTCTGCGCGCAGTTGGCATCCAAGCTCAAATCTAATCCCTACTGA